From one Nitrosococcus halophilus Nc 4 genomic stretch:
- a CDS encoding DUF4389 domain-containing protein — MTHQEDHHIAQNLKNPTFWKRFLFMMLFVVAYTFAEFAVWAAIIFLIFYNLFTGGSNERAVTFGRQASAYIYHLLLYLTYNTEERPFPFSDWPKPESMPTGLGRPLTSKPGEPATGNPPSPSADPAGGTTQSAPEAAKANPTSSSEEASQAE; from the coding sequence ATGACCCATCAAGAAGATCATCATATTGCTCAAAACTTAAAAAATCCGACCTTCTGGAAACGCTTCCTATTCATGATGCTATTTGTCGTTGCCTATACCTTTGCCGAGTTTGCGGTGTGGGCAGCCATCATATTTCTCATTTTTTATAACCTGTTCACCGGGGGGAGCAATGAGCGGGCCGTCACATTTGGCAGGCAAGCCTCAGCCTATATCTATCATCTGTTGCTCTATTTGACCTATAACACTGAGGAGCGGCCGTTTCCCTTCTCCGATTGGCCCAAACCAGAAAGCATGCCGACAGGACTGGGACGCCCTCTTACCTCTAAGCCTGGAGAACCTGCTACAGGAAACCCTCCTTCGCCATCAGCGGATCCAGCTGGAGGGACCACTCAATCAGCACCTGAAGCAGCCAAAGCGAACCCGACCTCTAGCAGCGAAGAAGCTTCCCAAGCAGAATAG
- the cutA gene encoding divalent-cation tolerance protein CutA yields MHNPGDTPYQLIFCTCPDQEVAKKLAALLVENRHAACANIVPGLTSVYRWQGKIETDSECLLLIKSRADHYSAVEQIIREQHPYELPEIIAVTIGSGLDGYLRWIDEELPQQS; encoded by the coding sequence ATGCATAATCCTGGCGATACCCCTTACCAACTCATTTTCTGTACCTGCCCCGACCAAGAGGTGGCCAAGAAGCTCGCGGCTTTGCTGGTGGAAAACCGGCATGCCGCCTGTGCGAATATTGTCCCGGGATTGACTTCAGTGTACCGTTGGCAGGGAAAAATCGAAACCGACAGTGAATGCTTACTATTGATTAAGTCCCGCGCTGATCATTATTCAGCAGTAGAGCAGATTATCAGGGAACAGCACCCCTATGAACTTCCCGAAATCATCGCTGTCACTATCGGCAGCGGCCTGGATGGCTATTTGCGTTGGATAGACGAAGAGTTACCCCAGCAATCATGA
- the accC gene encoding acetyl-CoA carboxylase biotin carboxylase subunit, with product MLDKVVIANRGEIALRILRACRELGIRTVAIHSEVDRELKHVLLADETVCIGPAASFQSYLNIPAVISVAEITDAIAIHPGYGFLAENADFAERVEQSGFVFIGPRAETIRLMGDKVSAIKAMKSSGVPCVPGSEGPLGEDDEENLAIAREIGYPVMIKAAGGGGGRGMRVVHSEAHLLTAISLTRTEAGAAFSNDMVYMEKYLENPRHVEFQVLADANGQAIHLGERDCSMQRRHQKVIEEAPAPGITDEQRQRMGEVCAEACRKIGYRGAGTFEFLYQDGEFYFIEMNTRVQVEHPVTEMITGIDIVKEQLRIAAGEKLSYRQEDIEIRGHAIECRVNAEDPRNFMPSPGTVAMYHAPGGPGIRVDSHLYTGYTVPPHYDSLIGKIIAHGETRESAIARMQTALTELVIEGIKSNAPLHQDILRNAHFRAGGTNIHYLERMLGL from the coding sequence ATGCTGGATAAGGTTGTTATCGCTAACCGGGGCGAAATCGCCCTGCGTATTTTACGGGCTTGCCGGGAGTTAGGCATCAGGACAGTAGCTATCCACTCCGAGGTGGATCGCGAGCTCAAGCATGTCTTGCTTGCAGACGAAACCGTCTGTATCGGACCCGCGGCATCATTTCAAAGTTATTTAAATATCCCCGCAGTAATCAGTGTCGCCGAAATTACCGATGCCATTGCCATCCATCCAGGTTATGGCTTTCTGGCTGAAAATGCTGATTTTGCTGAACGAGTTGAGCAAAGCGGCTTTGTGTTCATCGGTCCACGGGCCGAAACCATCCGCCTAATGGGCGATAAAGTTTCTGCCATTAAAGCCATGAAATCCTCGGGCGTGCCTTGCGTACCTGGCTCTGAAGGACCACTGGGAGAAGATGACGAGGAAAATCTAGCGATTGCCAGAGAAATCGGCTATCCAGTCATGATCAAGGCTGCAGGCGGTGGGGGCGGCCGGGGTATGCGGGTGGTTCATTCTGAAGCACACCTGTTAACGGCGATTTCCCTTACTCGGACGGAAGCCGGCGCCGCTTTTAGCAACGACATGGTTTACATGGAAAAGTATTTGGAAAATCCTCGCCATGTGGAATTCCAGGTTCTGGCCGATGCCAATGGTCAGGCCATCCACCTTGGTGAGCGGGACTGTTCTATGCAACGTCGCCACCAAAAAGTGATTGAGGAAGCACCTGCCCCCGGCATCACCGATGAACAACGGCAACGTATGGGTGAAGTCTGCGCCGAAGCCTGCCGCAAGATCGGTTATCGAGGAGCGGGTACCTTCGAGTTCCTCTATCAAGATGGGGAGTTTTATTTCATTGAGATGAATACCCGCGTCCAGGTGGAACACCCGGTGACCGAAATGATCACGGGTATTGATATCGTCAAAGAGCAACTCCGTATTGCCGCCGGGGAGAAATTGAGTTATCGCCAGGAAGATATTGAAATCCGAGGCCATGCCATTGAGTGCCGGGTTAACGCCGAAGATCCTCGCAATTTCATGCCCAGTCCAGGGACAGTCGCCATGTACCATGCACCCGGAGGCCCAGGAATAAGGGTCGATTCCCACCTGTACACGGGCTATACGGTCCCGCCCCACTACGATTCTTTGATTGGCAAAATCATCGCCCATGGGGAAACCCGGGAATCTGCCATCGCACGCATGCAAACAGCCCTCACTGAACTGGTCATCGAAGGCATTAAGAGCAATGCTCCCCTCCACCAAGATATCCTGAGAAACGCCCACTTTCGGGCAGGGGGCACTAACATCCACTATTTAGAACGAATGCTCGGGCTATAA
- the aroQ gene encoding type II 3-dehydroquinate dehydratase, with protein sequence MAKLLVIHGPNLNLLGTREPKHYGSTTLEAINARLEQQALQAGHCLTCFQANGEHVLIERVQSTVHEDIHFIIINPAAFTHTSIALRDALAAVAIPFIEVHLSNIHGREAFRRHSYFSDIAEGVISGLGPMGYELALQAALARLLPP encoded by the coding sequence ATGGCGAAGCTACTGGTCATCCACGGCCCTAATCTTAACTTACTGGGCACTCGGGAACCAAAACACTATGGCTCCACGACCTTGGAAGCTATTAATGCCCGCCTGGAGCAGCAGGCGCTCCAAGCAGGCCATTGCTTAACCTGCTTCCAGGCCAATGGGGAGCATGTTCTTATCGAGCGCGTCCAGTCGACCGTTCACGAGGACATCCATTTTATTATTATTAACCCGGCGGCGTTTACCCATACCAGCATCGCCTTGCGGGACGCCCTAGCCGCTGTAGCGATACCTTTTATTGAAGTGCATTTATCAAATATCCACGGGCGAGAAGCATTTCGTCGTCATTCCTATTTCTCTGATATTGCCGAAGGGGTTATCAGTGGGTTGGGACCTATGGGCTATGAATTGGCTTTACAAGCAGCGCTCGCGCGGCTCTTACCTCCTTAA
- the accB gene encoding acetyl-CoA carboxylase biotin carboxyl carrier protein, translating into MDIRKIKKLIELLESSGIDELEIHEGEESVRICRHSQSTVLPPTPAAPAMTPPEPPPPKEAPSKKEEEIPSGHLVKSPMVGTFYQSPTPGTKPFVEIGHQVAMGDVLCIIEAMKMFNQIEADQAGTIAAILVENGQPVEYGQPLFVIK; encoded by the coding sequence ATGGACATACGAAAGATCAAGAAGCTGATTGAATTGCTCGAATCCTCCGGTATTGATGAGCTCGAAATCCATGAAGGAGAGGAGTCAGTCCGTATTTGTCGCCATAGCCAGTCTACGGTTCTCCCCCCGACCCCGGCGGCACCAGCCATGACTCCTCCTGAGCCTCCCCCCCCCAAAGAGGCCCCCTCCAAAAAGGAAGAAGAAATCCCTTCCGGCCATCTCGTCAAGTCACCGATGGTTGGCACTTTTTACCAATCCCCAACACCAGGGACGAAGCCATTCGTAGAGATTGGGCATCAGGTTGCGATGGGTGACGTGCTCTGCATCATCGAAGCCATGAAAATGTTCAATCAAATCGAGGCTGATCAAGCGGGAACCATTGCTGCCATTCTCGTTGAGAATGGACAACCCGTGGAATATGGTCAGCCCTTATTCGTCATAAAGTAG
- the prmA gene encoding 50S ribosomal protein L11 methyltransferase codes for MAWIQLYFEVNADKVEHLSNQLSEIGAAAVTLLDAADQPLLEPPPGDTPLWTQTRVSALFPVGTDLDALLEGLRQDWAPGTFPSHRWEILADQDWERAWMTHFKPMQFGSRLWICPSWLPPPDPTAVNILLDPGLAFGTGTHPTTALCLEWLANTNLSQAQVIDYGCGSGILAIAALKLGAAAAFAVDYDPQALMATRENAACNGVASQLQALSPSELAETQADFLVANILAGPLQELAPCFAKLVHPGARLALSGITSEQVQPLIQAYHHWFTFDVPVVRENWALLAGYRH; via the coding sequence ATGGCTTGGATTCAGCTTTACTTCGAGGTCAATGCCGACAAGGTCGAGCACTTATCAAACCAATTAAGCGAGATAGGCGCGGCGGCGGTGACACTACTAGATGCCGCCGACCAACCTCTTCTCGAACCACCGCCAGGAGATACCCCCTTGTGGACCCAGACCCGCGTTAGCGCCCTCTTCCCCGTGGGCACTGATCTGGACGCTCTACTGGAGGGGTTAAGACAGGATTGGGCCCCGGGAACGTTTCCTAGCCACCGCTGGGAAATCCTAGCAGACCAGGATTGGGAACGGGCCTGGATGACCCACTTTAAGCCGATGCAGTTTGGTTCGCGGCTTTGGATTTGCCCCAGTTGGCTCCCTCCCCCTGATCCCACGGCAGTAAATATCTTGCTTGATCCTGGCCTGGCCTTTGGTACGGGCACCCACCCCACCACCGCGTTATGCCTGGAGTGGCTAGCCAACACCAACCTCAGTCAAGCCCAGGTCATTGACTATGGCTGCGGTTCCGGCATCCTGGCAATTGCTGCCCTTAAGCTGGGGGCTGCTGCGGCTTTTGCGGTGGATTATGATCCCCAAGCCCTGATGGCTACCCGGGAAAATGCTGCCTGTAATGGAGTGGCCTCTCAGCTTCAAGCTTTATCACCGTCTGAACTTGCAGAAACCCAAGCTGACTTCTTGGTAGCGAATATCCTGGCTGGTCCTTTGCAGGAATTAGCCCCTTGCTTTGCTAAATTAGTTCACCCGGGTGCTCGTCTCGCTTTGTCAGGCATCACTTCGGAGCAAGTCCAACCGCTTATTCAGGCCTACCATCACTGGTTCACCTTCGATGTTCCTGTAGTCAGAGAGAATTGGGCCTTGCTAGCTGGCTACCGTCACTAA
- a CDS encoding TlpA family protein disulfide reductase — MNKIIRWPLILAAAVLASIGGYALYQAQQDNYPTTGPLRPVFQLPDVNGVEHDIREWDGKVLVINFWATWCPPCLKEIPEFIELQKSLGGKGLQFIGVAIDTPDKVKAFIEKHGINYPILVSQEKGTLVTTDYGNDLGVLPYTAFINRAGQITYTHAGALDKETTKNFILPLL; from the coding sequence TTGAATAAAATTATCCGCTGGCCTTTAATTCTTGCCGCTGCCGTGCTAGCCAGTATCGGGGGGTATGCCCTATACCAAGCACAGCAAGACAATTATCCCACCACGGGGCCGCTCCGGCCCGTGTTCCAACTCCCTGATGTCAACGGGGTAGAACATGATATCCGGGAATGGGATGGCAAGGTGCTGGTGATAAACTTTTGGGCGACCTGGTGTCCACCGTGCCTAAAAGAAATTCCCGAATTCATTGAATTGCAAAAATCGCTAGGGGGAAAGGGCCTCCAGTTCATCGGAGTCGCTATCGACACGCCGGATAAAGTCAAAGCATTTATCGAGAAACATGGTATCAACTATCCCATCCTAGTGAGCCAGGAAAAAGGCACCTTGGTCACTACCGATTATGGTAACGATTTAGGTGTCCTCCCCTATACTGCCTTTATTAACCGCGCGGGCCAGATTACTTATACCCATGCAGGAGCCTTAGACAAAGAAACTACGAAAAACTTTATCTTGCCACTGCTATAG
- the fis gene encoding DNA-binding transcriptional regulator Fis has product MLQAESGGRMTDEPTQTEPCKLTISEEHRDSPIRECLRHALDEYFDRLNGHDPADLYEIVMREIEPPLLEATLKRTGGNQTKAAKFLGMNRGTLRKKLRQYGINTIN; this is encoded by the coding sequence ATGTTACAAGCCGAGAGTGGTGGCCGCATGACCGACGAGCCTACACAAACCGAACCCTGCAAACTGACCATCAGCGAGGAGCATCGTGATTCACCCATTAGAGAATGCCTCCGGCATGCGCTCGACGAATATTTCGATCGTCTCAATGGGCACGACCCTGCCGACCTCTATGAAATTGTGATGAGGGAGATTGAACCTCCATTGTTGGAAGCAACGTTGAAGCGTACTGGTGGCAATCAAACTAAAGCTGCTAAATTCCTGGGTATGAACCGCGGCACCCTTCGCAAAAAACTAAGACAATACGGTATTAACACCATTAATTGA
- the dsbD gene encoding protein-disulfide reductase DsbD, with amino-acid sequence MRIFLAFTLMLLTGTSATAGLLDRLGFGETEKPPLLKVDQAFIYDAAVEDGNTLMARVNIVEGYYLYRDKFAFQILDAPGVSVSAVKLPPGKAKEDQFFGSTEVYEGKTEVQIPISLSRQGTAAETVTLEASLQGCSEIHGICYPPTTQKISLELPPPSAGGVSPIATDPGAAAGKTPDISLPSQDRIVQALFNDQSWLTLAAFFGFGLLLAFTPCVFPMIPILSGIIVGQGKNITTQRSFMLSLMYVLAMALTYTVAGIVAGLVGENLQATFQHPGILVGASLVFVLLALSMFDLYHFQLPTRLQNRLFHISQNQKGGTLLGAGLMGLFSALIVGPCVAPPLAGALIYIGESGDALLGGSALFALSMGMGTPLLVFGTSAGKLLPRAGGWMQPVKYLFGVLLLAVAIWLLSRILPHSVIMLLWGALFIISAVYLGALETLGADSIGWSKLWKGTGLISLVYGILLIVGAASGSGTEWQPLRGLTVARSADTPTAESLNFRSVKGPEGLQLALQEAGDRLVMLDFYADWCVDCKRMEVTTFSDPAVRNALRNTVLLQTDVTAYDAKDKALLNQFSLYGPPSVLFFGPDGTELKRVRLIGEASPKEFLKHLQQVNALLAQQTPKGARS; translated from the coding sequence ATGAGAATATTCCTTGCTTTCACTTTAATGCTACTCACCGGTACTTCAGCCACTGCCGGTCTGCTAGACCGGTTAGGGTTTGGTGAAACCGAGAAGCCTCCCCTGCTGAAGGTTGACCAAGCTTTTATCTATGACGCTGCGGTGGAAGATGGTAACACCCTAATGGCACGGGTGAATATCGTCGAGGGCTACTACCTCTACCGGGACAAGTTCGCCTTTCAGATCCTTGACGCGCCGGGAGTGAGTGTCTCCGCGGTGAAACTGCCGCCTGGCAAGGCCAAAGAGGATCAATTTTTCGGTTCTACAGAAGTTTATGAGGGCAAAACCGAGGTCCAAATTCCCATCAGTCTAAGCCGTCAAGGCACAGCGGCCGAAACAGTGACCTTGGAAGCATCCTTGCAAGGATGTTCCGAAATTCACGGGATTTGCTACCCTCCGACGACTCAGAAAATCAGCTTGGAGTTGCCTCCGCCTTCCGCCGGCGGAGTGAGTCCCATAGCCACAGACCCGGGGGCGGCAGCAGGGAAAACCCCGGATATTTCCCTTCCTTCCCAAGACCGCATTGTCCAGGCCCTATTTAATGACCAGAGTTGGCTTACCCTGGCCGCCTTTTTTGGTTTTGGACTATTATTAGCGTTCACCCCTTGCGTTTTTCCCATGATTCCTATTTTGTCAGGAATCATTGTCGGTCAAGGCAAAAACATCACCACCCAGCGCAGCTTTATGCTGTCCCTCATGTATGTCCTTGCCATGGCATTAACCTATACCGTGGCGGGCATTGTCGCCGGACTGGTGGGAGAAAACCTGCAGGCCACCTTCCAACATCCCGGTATCCTGGTAGGCGCCAGTTTGGTCTTTGTGCTGCTGGCCCTTTCCATGTTTGATTTATACCACTTCCAGCTGCCTACACGCTTACAGAATCGGCTATTTCATATCAGCCAGAACCAGAAAGGGGGCACTCTGTTAGGGGCAGGGCTCATGGGCTTATTTTCGGCCCTTATTGTCGGCCCCTGTGTCGCCCCCCCTTTAGCAGGTGCCTTGATCTATATCGGAGAGAGCGGGGATGCCCTATTAGGAGGATCTGCCCTCTTTGCCTTGAGTATGGGCATGGGCACTCCCTTGCTAGTTTTTGGCACTTCAGCAGGCAAGCTTTTACCTCGTGCCGGTGGCTGGATGCAACCGGTTAAGTATCTCTTTGGAGTCTTGTTACTTGCCGTTGCCATCTGGCTGCTCTCACGCATTCTCCCCCACTCCGTCATCATGCTCCTGTGGGGAGCTCTATTTATTATCTCCGCCGTCTATCTCGGCGCCTTGGAGACACTAGGAGCCGATAGCATAGGCTGGAGCAAGTTGTGGAAGGGAACCGGGCTGATTTCCTTAGTTTATGGGATCCTGCTCATTGTAGGCGCTGCCAGCGGCAGCGGCACCGAGTGGCAACCCCTACGGGGATTGACGGTAGCCCGCTCCGCCGATACTCCAACCGCCGAGAGCCTAAATTTCCGCTCTGTAAAAGGACCCGAGGGTCTGCAACTTGCTCTCCAGGAAGCGGGAGATCGCTTGGTTATGTTAGACTTCTACGCGGATTGGTGTGTGGATTGTAAGCGGATGGAAGTCACCACCTTCAGCGATCCCGCAGTGAGGAATGCACTCCGCAATACCGTATTATTGCAAACTGATGTAACCGCTTACGACGCAAAAGATAAGGCGTTGCTTAATCAATTTTCTCTTTATGGTCCTCCCTCAGTGCTATTTTTTGGGCCGGATGGCACGGAGCTTAAGCGGGTACGGCTCATTGGCGAAGCCTCGCCAAAAGAATTCCTCAAACACTTGCAGCAAGTCAATGCTTTGCTGGCACAGCAAACACCAAAGGGGGCACGATCTTGA